The Raphanus sativus cultivar WK10039 chromosome 2, ASM80110v3, whole genome shotgun sequence DNA segment TCCCTGTTCCCCTGCAAAGCCACTTGGTATCTCCCGAACTCGGTCTGAATCATTTCACGCCATCTACAAAGTTCCTGTCGGAGACAGTCCTTATGTCCGAGCCAAAAACGTTCAGGTGATTATCATATCGAAGACAGCACTTGTGTTCTGTGTGTGATTTTACcattttttgtatttatccGAATTGATTATTGGTTCAGTTAATAGAGAAGGATCCGGAGAGAGCAATTCCTCTGTTCTGGTCGGCCATAAATGCCGGAGACAGAGTGGACAGTGCTCTTAAAGACATGGCTATCGTGATGAAACAGCAAGACCGTGCCGAAGAAGCCATCGAAGCCATTAAATCCCTCAGAGTCAGGTGTTCAGACCAAGCACAGGAATCACTTGACAACATCCTCTTAGATCTCTACAAGGTCCTTCCTTTTTTTACACAAAACCTCTGTTTCCCTTTTGCAACTGTGTTTGATTttgtgtgttgttgttgttgttgttgttgtgttgcAGAGATGTGGGAGATTAGATGACCAGATCGCACTTTTGAAACACAAACTCTTGTTGATACATAAAGGACTCGCCTTTAACGGTAAAAGAACCAAAACCGCTAGGTCTCAGGGGAAGAAGTTTCAAGTCTCTGTGGAGCAAGAAGCCACTCGGCTACTGGGGAACTTAGGGTGGGCTTTGATGCAGAGAGACAACTTCGTTGAAGCCGAGGATGCGTACAGGAGAGCTCTGTCTATCGCACCGGATGACAACAAGATGTGTAACCTCGGTATCTGTCTTATGAAGCAAGGCAGGATAGACGAAGCTAAAGAGACGTTGCGACGTGTGAAACCAGCGGTGGTGGATGGTCTTAGAGGAGTTGATTCTCACCTGAAGGCTTACGAGAGAGCGCAGCAGATGCTCGGCGATCTTGGTTCCGAGACGATGAGGAGAGGAGGGGGTGATAGAGTTGAGCAGAGGAGGCTTTTCGATGCGATGTTCGGGTCTTCCTCTATTTGGCAGCCTCAGCCTTGTAGAGAACAGAGCATGAAGCCTAAACCGAAGTTGGATTTGAGCAACGAGAACGTGAATGTAGTAGTAAACAACCCATTAAGGGTGGAAGCGAAACTACTCGGGTCTTCCTCCTACTCTATATGTCAGCCTCAGCCTTTTAGAGAACATAACGTGAAGCCCAAGGCAAAGCTGGATTCGAGTAAGGATGGATACGGTGATGAGAACGTGAAGACGAATGTAAATGTAGTAAACAACAACCCATTAAGGGTGGATGCAAAACCATTCTTCTCTGCGAAACTGATCAGCAATAACGAGAAGTTCAAGAGGACGAGATCTTCGAGCCAGACAATGGGGATGTTGagttgtggtggtggtgatgaggGAGAGACAAACGCTAAGAGAAGATTGTCGATGGAGAAGAGAGCGATGGAGTGTGGATTACCAGACAACATGGAGTTTGAAGAAGCGATGATCATGGCTGTTTTGGGGACAGAGAAGAAAGTGGACAAGAATAGGCTAAAGGTTTTTCAGGACATCACTTTGTCCTGTCTAAGCCCAAGAGCCTGATGAGTTATCTCATCTCTTCTAACTTATCTATTTTTATGTCATTCTAATTTATTAGTTTTCTAAGTAAAGTTGGGGGGTGGGGTACTTGGTGATGCCAAAATGAGATGAGCTCTTAATCTCcttggtgatttttttttattttaaatgtttttgtcaGCTTAAAGTTGCTACATTAATGCCATTGACCAATAATGAAAGGTTGAAAGTTATGTTCTTTGCTAATCTACAAGAAGAGGATCTCAACGAGTCATATCAATGAGACAGGGAACCTAAAGATGAGTCATATCATAGACGTTGGGTTTTTCTAACTCAGATCCAAAATAAGGCCATTAGATTGAGGAATGTTTCTTGGCAAGTCGTTGTTTTAATAAGAACCTCTCAAGTGTTGCTTATTCACATCATCACATGTCGCATGTGTGTCCCATTTACAACAAACAATAGCGTTCGTTAGGAGTGCGTATGATTATGCTGCAACCTAACCATGGTTAGTGTTGTTAATTAGACCTGTAGAGTGTAAATCACTCTAATTAAAAACACTCATGATTTTGTAAGCAATAAAGAAAGGATTCGTTATAAAAGATTGTAATGAGATTTGATTTGGGTTAGCAGAAAAAGACACAACTCCTTGATAAATACATAAACACACAAATCATAATAAAATTTGTAGTAATATAAGTTTGTTGTGGTTTCGTTGAAAATCCACAATAGTCGGAAATAGACAGAGAACGTTTCAACGCCCATTTTTCCCGGGCAaaaactaactaactaactaactaacaaACAGCTCTGTTCTCGTTTCTGTCaccttctttgttgttgttactTCCCCTCTTTCTTTGGGCTAATAGGGTTTCTATTCTTCTTTCGTATCCCCGCTAGAATGCTCAGATGGTCGATTGAGGTTGATCATctagaagaagaaaatcaatAGAGGATCTCCAATTCTAggatctttttcttttttgaagatCTAAAAGGCTCAAAatcttaagctttttttttttttttggtttttcccCTGAAAGTATTATTACAAATGAGCGCTTCAAGATTTGTAAAGTGTGTGACGGTTGGTGATGGAGCTGTCGGAAAAACATGTCTGTTGATTTCTTACACTAGCAACACTTTCCCTACGGTTACGTCCAACCTTTTAACCCTCTCATGCTCTTGTGTTCTttctttaaaatagattttcatCTGCATACAACAACATCTCATCATGGTTCTTGTTTTCTAAACATTTTACAGGATTATGTGCCTACCGTTTTCGATAATTTCAGTGCAAATGTGGTGGTTAATGGAGCCACCGTCAATCTTGGATTGTGGGATACTGCAGGTTAATAATCTTCATATAAACTTATCATGTGTTTTCTgaagttttgatttttgaatCTGATATTTTGAAAGTGGGTTGTTAATGATTAAAACAGGGCAAGAGGATTACAACAGATTAAGACCACTAAGCTACCGTGGAGCAGATGTTTTTATATTGGCATTCTCCCTTATCAGTAAAGCCAGTTATGAAAACGTCTCCAAAAAGGTAATTTAATCCATCAAAGATCTTGTTTTGGTGTTAGTGTTgctaactctctctctctatttctcaCAAAGTTCACCATTGTGTGTTTGCAGTGGATTCCGGAGTTGAAACATTACGCACCTGGTGTCCCCATTATCCTTGTTGGATCAAAACTTGGTGAGATTTCATTATTTTGCTCATATTTTAATGTCTAGTTTGTGACacaatgtgtgtgtg contains these protein-coding regions:
- the LOC108843196 gene encoding protein POLLENLESS 3-LIKE 2, producing MMKDAFRPTKSAPCSPAKPLGISRTRSESFHAIYKVPVGDSPYVRAKNVQLIEKDPERAIPLFWSAINAGDRVDSALKDMAIVMKQQDRAEEAIEAIKSLRVRCSDQAQESLDNILLDLYKRCGRLDDQIALLKHKLLLIHKGLAFNGKRTKTARSQGKKFQVSVEQEATRLLGNLGWALMQRDNFVEAEDAYRRALSIAPDDNKMCNLGICLMKQGRIDEAKETLRRVKPAVVDGLRGVDSHLKAYERAQQMLGDLGSETMRRGGGDRVEQRRLFDAMFGSSSIWQPQPCREQSMKPKPKLDLSNENVNVVVNNPLRVEAKLLGSSSYSICQPQPFREHNVKPKAKLDSSKDGYGDENVKTNVNVVNNNPLRVDAKPFFSAKLISNNEKFKRTRSSSQTMGMLSCGGGDEGETNAKRRLSMEKRAMECGLPDNMEFEEAMIMAVLGTEKKVDKNRLKVFQDITLSCLSPRA
- the LOC108839944 gene encoding rac-like GTP-binding protein RHO1, which produces MSASRFVKCVTVGDGAVGKTCLLISYTSNTFPTDYVPTVFDNFSANVVVNGATVNLGLWDTAGQEDYNRLRPLSYRGADVFILAFSLISKASYENVSKKWIPELKHYAPGVPIILVGSKLDLRDDKQFFVDHPGAVPITTAQGEELKKLIEAPSYIECSSKSQENVKAVFDAAIRVVLQPPKQKKKKSKAQKACSIL